In the Blautia coccoides genome, TTGAATCTCCATGCAGTGTTCTCTAAAGGAACATTGGAATGGCGCTGTTTTGAAAGTACCCTTCATGCCGGGAAAGTGCGGGCCAATATCACCCTTGCACTTGCCATATCTGCGCAGGCCATCAATCAGAGGTGCACCCAGATGCGCAAAACCGAGATTTCAGAGAATCCCTGTTTCACGTTCCGCACATTCTTGCTACGCCTTGGATTGATCGGACCGGAATATAAAAATGTCCGGGAACATTTGCTTGCCAATCTGGAAAGTGACAGGGCGTGGAGATATGACAGAAGTAATTATCAATGCCTGCAGAGAAATCAGAGGGCAAGGGATGCCCGGTAGGAGGTGAGAGATGAAAGAGAGATATTATTTTGCTTATGGCAGCATTATGAACTTAGACCAGATGGCGTTTCGATGTCCAGAGGCAGACCTAGTGGAAAATGTCCGGCTGGAAGGATACCGACTGACGTTTTGCGGAAGGAATCCGGAGAGTGGCGTTGCTACGATCCTGCCGGAAGAAGGAAGCCATGTGGATGGGGTGTTGTGGAAGATCACACCGGAGTGTGAACGAAACTTGGATTATTATGAGGGATATCCGCATCTGTATGGAAAAGAGAGCATATGCGTGAAAAATAGAAATGGTGTAGAACGTAAGGTGATGGTTTACACCATGAATGCACCTTATAAGGATCAGCCGGCCATCCCATCCAATTTTTATCTGACAGGGATTTTGGAAGGCTGCTATCAAAATGAACTGCCGAGGAAACCTGTGACCGA is a window encoding:
- a CDS encoding gamma-glutamylcyclotransferase family protein encodes the protein MKERYYFAYGSIMNLDQMAFRCPEADLVENVRLEGYRLTFCGRNPESGVATILPEEGSHVDGVLWKITPECERNLDYYEGYPHLYGKESICVKNRNGVERKVMVYTMNAPYKDQPAIPSNFYLTGILEGCYQNELPRKPVTDAVRRTRKEVKEQNRSPRKKEYIR